A genomic stretch from Theobroma cacao cultivar B97-61/B2 chromosome 4, Criollo_cocoa_genome_V2, whole genome shotgun sequence includes:
- the LOC18602150 gene encoding tryptophan synthase beta chain 2 produces MATQSLFLANPPSILLASSSIYIKGEEQWLGCLPLKRKQMHIRLSNGYRVRARSALNADSTAIEIPRQWYNLIADLSVKPPPPLHPKTCEPVKPEDLSPLFPDELIKQEATNERFIDIPDEVLDIYRLWRPTPLIRAKRLEKLLNTPARIYYKYEGVSPAGSHKPNTAVPQVFYNAQQGIKNVVTETGAGQWGSSLAFACSLFGLGCEVWQVRASYDQKPYRKLMMQTWGAKVHPSPSDITEAGRKILQMDPSSPGSLGIAISEAVEVAATNDDTKYCLGSVLNHVLLHQTVIGEECIRQMEAIGETPDLIIGCTGGGSNFAGLSFPFIREKLSGKINPVIRAVEPTACPSLTKGVYAYDFGDTAGMTPLMKMHTLGHDFIPDPIHAGGLRYHGMAPLISHVYELGFVEAVSIPQNECFQGAIQFARSEGLIPAPEPTHAIAATIREALRCRATGEPKVILMAMCGHGHFDLTSYEKYLQGDMVDLSFEEEKIKESLAKIPRVTGMS; encoded by the exons ATGGCCACTCAATCACTTTTCCTTGCAAACCCACCTTCCATCTTATTAGCTTCATCAAGCATTTACATCAAAG GAGAGGAACAATGGCTTGGATGCCTTCCActaaagagaaaacaaatgCACATAAGGCTTTCAAATGGCTATAGAGTAAGAGCAAGATCAGCTTTAAATGCTGATTCTACAGCAATAGAAATTCCTCGTCAGTGGTACAATCTGATAGCAGATCTATCTGTAAAGCCTCCTCCTCCATTACATCCCAAAACTTGTGAACCAGTCAAACCAGAAGATTTGTCTCCTTTATTTCCTGATGAGTTAATTAAGCAGGAGGCTACCAATGAAAGGTTCATAGATATTCCTGATGAAGTTCTTGATATTTACAGACTCTGGCGCCCAACCCCTTTAATTAG AGCCAAGAGGTTGGAGAAGCTTCTGAATACACCCGCTAGAATTTACTACAAGTATGAAGGTGTCAGCCCTGCTGGATCACACAAACCCAACACAGCAGTTCCACAAGTTTTCTACAACGCACAGCAAGGGATCAAGAACGTTGTGACAGAAACTGGTGCTGGCCAGTGGGGTAGTTCACTAGCCTTCGCATGCAGCTTATTTGGTCTCGGATGtgaa GTGTGGCAAGTTCGTGCTTCTTATGATCAGAAACCATATCGGAAATTGATGATGCAAACATGGGGTGCAAAAGTTCATCCCTCTCCATCTGACATTACTGAGGCAGGTCGTAAAATCCTGCAAATGGATCCATCAAGCCCAGGAAGTTTAGGGATAGCTATTTCAGAAGCTGTAGAGGTTGCTGCCACAAATGACGATACCAAGTACTGTCTGGGGAGTGTTCTCAATCATGTTTTGCTACACCAAACGGTGATAGGGGAAGAGTGCATTAGACAAATGGAAGCCATTGGTGAAACCCCAGACTTGATCATAGGGTGTACTGGTGGTGGGTCCAATTTTGCAGGACTTAGTTTCCCGTTTATAAGAGAAAAGCTCAGTGGAAAAATCAACCCTGTTATTAGAGCAGTTGAACCTACAGCTTGTCCTTCATTAACAAAAGGTGTCTATGCATATGATTTTGGTGACACAGCAGGGATGACTCCATTGATGAAGATGCATACACTAGGGCATGACTTCATTCCAGACCCAATTCATGCCG GGGGCTTACGTTACCATGGTATGGCACCATTGATTTCACATGTCTACGAATTAGGATTCGTTGAAGCAGTTTCAATTCCCCAAAACGAGTGCTTTCAAG GTGCAATACAGTTTGCTCGATCTGAAGGGCTAATTCCAGCTCCTGAGCCAACTCATGCAATTGCTGCCACCATCAGGGAAGCGCTCCGCTGTAGGGCGACTGGAGAACCAAAGGTTATTCTCATGGCAATGTGTGGGCATGGCCATTTTGACTTGACATCTTATGAGAAGTATTTGCAGGGAGACATGGTTGACCTGTCATTTGAGgaggagaaaataaaagaatcaTTAGCCAAAATTCCTCGAGTAACTGGCATGAGCTAG